The following proteins come from a genomic window of Paenibacillus swuensis:
- a CDS encoding helix-turn-helix domain-containing protein: MRAILIDCLELPIHPLPQLITVGHSFWSADMQHFERNFDVYDVLLIKQGRFFMTENDKPYELEAGDILVLEPGKTHWGQRPCGESTELYWFHFLHDKPLRTVPAEDISWKYIFKQGTDHDLRPTEQLMYVPKYGRIDLGPILPILDDMYRLHNVMSVDSALELQSLFTILLSRLQAAAMPRTPVRSRAIADLTTDYIRRHRYEPFKADQMEKELSFRFDYLARCMKQHTGMSPLQFAHHLRINEGKELLVNSTANVQQIAEQLGFENANYFIRLFRQTTGTTPLQYRKSRTGFV; this comes from the coding sequence ATGAGAGCGATTCTGATCGATTGCCTTGAACTTCCCATCCACCCGTTGCCCCAACTGATAACCGTAGGCCATTCCTTTTGGAGCGCGGATATGCAGCATTTTGAACGAAATTTCGACGTTTACGACGTACTACTCATTAAACAAGGTCGCTTCTTCATGACAGAAAACGATAAGCCCTATGAACTCGAGGCCGGGGACATACTCGTGCTAGAACCGGGAAAAACTCATTGGGGACAACGTCCTTGCGGCGAAAGTACAGAGCTGTACTGGTTCCATTTCCTCCATGACAAACCGCTCCGAACCGTCCCCGCCGAGGACATTTCATGGAAGTATATTTTTAAACAGGGCACAGACCATGACTTGCGTCCGACGGAACAGCTGATGTACGTGCCTAAGTACGGGCGTATTGATCTGGGGCCAATTCTTCCAATTTTGGATGATATGTACCGGTTGCACAACGTAATGTCTGTGGATAGCGCGCTAGAATTGCAGAGTCTGTTCACTATTCTGTTGTCCCGTCTACAAGCTGCCGCAATGCCGCGCACACCGGTCAGATCCCGCGCAATAGCTGATTTAACGACCGACTACATCCGCCGCCACAGATATGAACCGTTTAAAGCCGACCAGATGGAGAAGGAACTTAGCTTTCGTTTCGACTATCTGGCACGCTGTATGAAGCAGCATACAGGCATGAGTCCGCTTCAATTCGCCCATCATCTCCGTATCAATGAAGGGAAGGAACTGCTCGTGAATTCAACGGCCAACGTTCAGCAGATCGCAGAGCAACTCGGTTTTGAGAATGCCAATTACTTTATCCGGCTGTTCCGCCAGACGACCGGCACCACACCTCTGCAGTATCGTAAATCCCGGACGGGGTTTGTCTAA